The Streptomyces sp. Alt3 genome has a segment encoding these proteins:
- a CDS encoding FxLD family lanthipeptide, translating to MTSTTLAPPTPLAGLDDDFAPLDVKVIIAEHAYGKLMCSTGDGCGSTCATGASACASFTEDPA from the coding sequence ATGACGAGCACCACTCTGGCCCCGCCCACCCCGCTGGCCGGCCTGGACGACGACTTCGCGCCCCTGGACGTGAAGGTCATCATCGCCGAGCACGCGTACGGCAAGCTCATGTGCTCCACGGGCGACGGCTGTGGCAGCACCTGCGCGACCGGCGCCTCCGCCTGCGCCTCCTTCACCGAGGACCCGGCCTGA
- a CDS encoding helix-turn-helix domain-containing protein, which translates to MKQLDPGASPQEWFGNELRNLRLEQGLSAKALGRLVQVSDDMILSIEKGKYPSCRRDVAQRLDDVLRTGGLFDRAWPMAFGNRDADRKRADADKISTGSGERSAQVPAGRILGRDEPTLRPGSHEPVIRRSFLQLGGLAAIAPLDLTEIFAPTELTLPANVNLGHVDQVLAAATAISGMDNELGGGGMVRDVSRPSDAVVGRPPTGPVPRAPANRTVRLCVATRDRGGCLRVRRLPPR; encoded by the coding sequence ATGAAGCAGCTCGATCCGGGCGCCTCCCCCCAGGAGTGGTTCGGCAACGAGCTGCGCAACCTGCGCCTGGAGCAAGGGCTGTCGGCCAAGGCACTGGGGCGGTTGGTGCAGGTCAGCGACGACATGATCTTGTCGATCGAGAAGGGGAAATATCCAAGCTGCCGACGCGACGTGGCTCAACGGCTCGATGATGTCCTCCGTACGGGAGGGCTGTTCGACCGGGCGTGGCCGATGGCCTTCGGTAACCGCGATGCCGACAGAAAGCGCGCTGATGCCGATAAGATATCCACGGGAAGTGGGGAGAGGTCCGCTCAGGTGCCGGCAGGCCGCATCCTGGGCAGAGACGAACCGACTCTTCGCCCTGGGAGCCATGAGCCCGTGATTCGACGCTCGTTCCTCCAGCTCGGTGGCCTCGCCGCCATCGCGCCCCTCGACCTCACCGAGATCTTCGCCCCCACCGAGCTGACTCTCCCGGCGAACGTCAACCTCGGCCACGTCGACCAGGTCCTGGCCGCAGCCACCGCCATCAGCGGCATGGACAACGAGCTGGGTGGCGGGGGCATGGTGCGTGACGTCAGCCGGCCGAGCGATGCAGTGGTCGGCCGGCCTCCTACAGGCCCAGTGCCCCGAGCACCTGCGAACCGAACTGTTCGCCTCTGTGTCGCGACTCGGGATCGTGGTGGGTGCCTCCGCGTTCGACGCCTACCACCACGATGA
- a CDS encoding ATP-binding protein: MDLLIGTRDRDASVRATSRSVGGQLDMNFEVRAEDLGTVRGIVAAHLCWWRVDDSTAHRMLTVVNELITNVLQHTVADTDGYRMASLLLQKVPDGVTAVVRDQDPCPPVYASPDPLAEEGRGLLLLRALADDTSVSVTPRGKDVWVFIGTPETPEHF, translated from the coding sequence ATGGACCTGCTCATCGGCACCCGCGATCGGGACGCTTCTGTTCGAGCCACGTCCAGAAGCGTGGGCGGTCAACTCGACATGAATTTCGAAGTCCGGGCCGAAGATCTGGGAACCGTCAGGGGCATCGTCGCAGCGCACCTTTGCTGGTGGCGCGTCGACGACAGCACTGCGCACCGCATGCTGACCGTGGTCAACGAACTGATCACCAACGTCTTGCAGCACACGGTGGCGGACACCGATGGATACCGGATGGCCAGCCTGCTCCTCCAGAAGGTGCCGGACGGAGTCACCGCCGTCGTCCGCGACCAGGACCCTTGCCCGCCCGTATACGCGTCTCCGGACCCCCTGGCCGAGGAGGGGCGCGGGCTGTTGTTGCTACGGGCTCTGGCCGACGACACGTCCGTATCCGTGACCCCAAGGGGCAAGGACGTGTGGGTCTTCATCGGAACCCCGGAAACCCCCGAACACTTCTAA
- a CDS encoding lanthionine synthetase C family protein gives MTAPTASPSAFLEQYTVQLAEPAPAPPDEPWAVQSLADGAAGVSLLHIEMAGRHGGSWRSAHRWITAAATGHISAADTTGLFLGAPAIGFVLTTVPPPFQHLYNPARRTLHQHITALTHRRVDAALTRIRNGDLPTFAEYDLFYGLTGIGAYLLRADPGGIALERVLRYLVALTRPLAPAGRGLPGWWVRHDPARGDSPHFPGGHANFGAAHGITGPLLLLAQAMRRGITVDGHREAMWAICEHLDVWCQLSPSGPWWPEHISRRDFDRGRPHHDAPARPSWCYGTTGIARAGQLAGLALRAPDLRAFYEDALYRTLTDPEQLAHVTDSGLCHGWAGIYQTATRAAADALDHRLQTLTKRLGDTLVARAQPGSHPTTGLINGDAGTALALTTYAAQQAPITGWDSCLLIN, from the coding sequence ATGACCGCGCCGACCGCCAGCCCCTCGGCATTCCTGGAGCAGTACACCGTCCAACTCGCAGAACCGGCTCCTGCGCCCCCGGACGAGCCCTGGGCGGTGCAGTCCCTCGCCGACGGCGCCGCCGGAGTCAGCCTGCTGCACATCGAGATGGCCGGCCGTCACGGCGGTTCCTGGCGCTCCGCCCACCGGTGGATCACCGCCGCAGCCACGGGACACATCAGCGCGGCCGACACCACCGGCCTGTTCCTCGGCGCCCCCGCCATCGGCTTCGTCCTCACCACCGTTCCGCCGCCCTTTCAACACCTGTACAACCCTGCGCGCAGAACGCTCCACCAGCACATCACTGCTCTCACCCACCGCCGCGTCGATGCCGCGCTCACCCGCATCCGCAACGGCGACCTGCCCACCTTCGCCGAGTACGACCTCTTCTACGGCCTGACCGGCATCGGTGCCTACCTACTGCGCGCAGACCCCGGGGGGATCGCCCTGGAACGCGTCCTGCGATACCTCGTCGCCCTGACCCGCCCGCTCGCCCCTGCCGGTCGTGGGCTGCCCGGCTGGTGGGTCCGCCACGACCCGGCACGCGGCGACTCCCCCCACTTCCCGGGCGGCCACGCCAACTTCGGTGCCGCCCACGGAATCACCGGCCCACTCCTTCTCCTGGCCCAGGCAATGCGTCGCGGCATCACCGTCGACGGCCACCGGGAGGCCATGTGGGCCATCTGCGAGCACCTTGACGTCTGGTGCCAGCTCAGTCCCTCCGGTCCCTGGTGGCCCGAGCACATCTCGCGCCGTGACTTCGACCGCGGACGCCCTCACCATGACGCCCCCGCCCGGCCGAGCTGGTGCTACGGAACCACGGGCATCGCACGGGCCGGGCAACTCGCCGGACTCGCCCTGCGCGCCCCCGACCTCCGGGCGTTCTACGAGGACGCCCTGTACCGCACCCTGACCGACCCCGAACAGCTCGCCCACGTCACCGACTCGGGTCTGTGCCACGGCTGGGCAGGCATCTACCAGACCGCCACCCGCGCCGCCGCCGACGCCCTCGACCACCGACTTCAGACCCTCACGAAGCGCCTCGGCGACACCCTCGTCGCACGAGCCCAACCGGGCAGCCACCCCACGACCGGGCTGATCAACGGCGACGCCGGCACCGCGCTCGCCCTCACCACCTATGCCGCACAGCAGGCCCCGATCACCGGATGGGACTCATGTCTCCTGATCAACTGA
- a CDS encoding lantibiotic dehydratase, with amino-acid sequence MASRAVAGYQWQGVAMLRATTGPGPADIPRTLDLDDVAVTRGWLNGIWQREDFRSALELATPALSDAIEAVVRGRQAEPRHVRRTALSTAAYLLRWQHRPTPLGLFAGTAPVSVGPRAGVRWRDKHRAVIRPDAEWVTDMILRLQRTPALLKRLPLVANNAAHTRGDRLVAPGPPSDGHSVLLAPVEVSVRNARPVAAAMDAARAPIPYAELHNHLRAGFPQATADKIDALLLGLVEQQFLITSLWAPMTTVDAFQHLCRELDRHQADTIPEVRGLVHALYALRDDVSSHQPTLSDTNVNALVTRMRALTPVTPTPLLIDTVLDCKTQLPQAVIAEVQAAVSALYRTTPQPYGYQHWRDYHRRFRARYGVGALVPVMDLVADSGLGLPAGYLGSERGAAPKLRTDRDELLLALMQQVLLDGRDELRLTDDIVDALEKATGSDERLFVPRVETAFEIHSPSTTALSRGSFDVLLTAAPRPGSSMAGRFAHILPPDQQDALAATYHGAPDVLTAQLVFPPRRHRNENVTRTPRLLPHVIELSGHREADETTIHLTDIAVTADPRSFYLVQLSTGRRIDVRVLHALEGGTQTPPLARFLAEVANGRFAAYKPFNFGAGSRLPYLPRVRYRRTILAQARWLLMADDLPGRKATTQEWEHAFDTWRNRLRGPMKAAMIEYDQRLPLDLSHPVHRRVLRAHLDSTRRLELREVPDGDSHGWIGRAHEIWLSLGQTSDTTDIPRPQLTTSSHPERHLPGASNVLHAQLHAHPRRYDEILSRHLPSLLSTFGEQPPTWWFTRHREMARPDADQHLDLTLHLPPDAYGTAAQHIRTWADNLHGLGLASGLTLAPYQPQTGRFGGEAAMDAAHQVFATDSAAALAQIQLTEHSDTFGPQALAAASALRLVIPLAQNTAAVEEWLVRNLPQSKGPLNRALRSQVLELAAPSGTSALTALPGGSQVAEAWRDRAAAVDTYRRTLTGQRDPLDVTRSLLHQHHVRALGVDPRTEEVTIRLVRTVALQHRMAAR; translated from the coding sequence ATGGCTTCCCGAGCAGTCGCTGGCTACCAGTGGCAGGGCGTGGCGATGCTGCGCGCCACCACCGGCCCCGGACCGGCAGACATCCCCCGTACCCTCGACCTGGACGACGTGGCCGTCACCCGCGGATGGCTGAACGGCATCTGGCAGCGCGAGGACTTCCGCAGCGCGCTGGAACTGGCCACCCCCGCCCTGTCCGACGCCATCGAGGCAGTCGTACGCGGCCGGCAGGCCGAGCCCCGTCACGTGCGCCGCACCGCGCTGTCGACGGCCGCCTACCTCCTACGGTGGCAGCACCGCCCGACCCCGCTCGGTCTGTTCGCCGGCACCGCCCCGGTGTCCGTCGGGCCCCGGGCCGGCGTGCGGTGGCGCGACAAGCACCGCGCGGTGATCCGGCCGGACGCCGAATGGGTCACCGACATGATCCTGCGTCTCCAGCGCACCCCCGCGTTACTGAAGCGGTTACCGCTCGTCGCCAACAACGCCGCTCACACCCGCGGCGACCGGCTCGTGGCGCCGGGCCCGCCGTCCGACGGCCACTCCGTCCTCCTGGCCCCCGTCGAGGTGTCCGTCCGCAACGCCCGACCGGTGGCCGCCGCGATGGATGCGGCCCGCGCCCCCATCCCGTACGCCGAACTCCACAACCACCTGCGCGCCGGCTTCCCGCAGGCCACCGCCGACAAGATCGACGCTCTCCTCCTGGGCCTGGTCGAGCAGCAGTTCCTCATCACCAGCCTGTGGGCGCCCATGACCACCGTGGACGCCTTCCAGCACCTGTGCCGCGAACTGGACCGGCACCAGGCGGACACCATCCCGGAGGTGCGGGGCCTGGTCCACGCGCTGTACGCGCTGCGCGACGACGTGTCCTCCCACCAGCCGACACTCTCCGACACCAACGTGAACGCCCTCGTTACGCGGATGCGCGCCCTCACCCCCGTCACCCCGACGCCGCTGCTCATCGACACCGTCCTCGACTGCAAGACCCAGCTCCCGCAGGCCGTGATCGCGGAAGTGCAAGCAGCCGTGTCGGCCCTGTACCGGACCACCCCGCAGCCCTACGGCTACCAGCACTGGCGCGACTACCACCGCCGGTTCCGGGCCCGGTACGGCGTCGGCGCCTTGGTGCCGGTGATGGACCTGGTCGCCGACAGCGGCCTGGGCCTGCCCGCCGGATACCTCGGCTCCGAACGCGGCGCCGCCCCGAAACTCCGCACCGACCGGGACGAGCTGCTGCTCGCCCTGATGCAGCAGGTCCTCCTGGACGGCCGCGACGAACTCCGACTCACAGACGACATAGTCGACGCCCTGGAGAAGGCCACCGGAAGCGACGAGCGGCTGTTCGTGCCCCGGGTGGAGACCGCCTTCGAAATCCACTCCCCCAGCACCACAGCTCTGTCCCGCGGCTCCTTCGACGTCCTCCTCACCGCGGCGCCTCGCCCCGGCAGCAGCATGGCTGGCCGGTTCGCCCACATCCTGCCGCCCGACCAGCAGGACGCACTCGCCGCCACGTACCACGGGGCGCCGGACGTCCTTACCGCGCAGCTCGTGTTCCCGCCGCGCCGGCACCGCAACGAGAACGTCACCCGTACTCCGCGATTGCTGCCGCACGTCATCGAGCTGTCCGGCCACCGGGAAGCGGACGAGACGACGATCCATCTCACCGACATCGCCGTCACCGCGGACCCTCGCAGCTTCTACCTCGTGCAGCTCTCCACCGGCCGGCGCATCGACGTACGGGTGCTGCACGCCCTGGAAGGCGGCACCCAGACACCGCCTCTGGCCCGGTTCCTCGCCGAGGTGGCCAACGGACGGTTCGCCGCCTACAAGCCGTTCAACTTCGGCGCCGGCTCTCGGCTCCCGTACCTGCCGCGGGTGCGCTACCGCCGCACCATCCTCGCCCAGGCCCGTTGGTTACTCATGGCCGACGACCTGCCCGGCCGCAAAGCCACGACCCAGGAGTGGGAGCACGCCTTCGACACCTGGCGAAACCGCCTACGGGGGCCCATGAAGGCGGCCATGATCGAGTACGACCAGCGCCTGCCCCTCGACCTGTCCCATCCGGTCCACCGCCGGGTCCTGCGCGCGCACCTCGACAGCACCCGACGTCTGGAGCTGCGCGAGGTCCCGGACGGCGACTCCCACGGCTGGATCGGGCGTGCGCACGAAATCTGGCTCTCCCTGGGCCAGACCTCCGACACGACCGATATACCCCGCCCCCAGCTCACCACCTCGTCTCACCCCGAGCGACACCTCCCGGGCGCCAGCAACGTACTCCACGCTCAGCTCCACGCCCACCCACGCCGCTACGACGAGATCCTGAGCCGCCACCTGCCCAGCCTTCTCTCCACGTTCGGCGAGCAGCCGCCGACCTGGTGGTTCACCCGGCACCGGGAGATGGCCCGGCCGGACGCGGACCAACACCTGGACCTCACGCTGCACCTGCCGCCGGACGCGTACGGCACCGCCGCCCAGCACATCCGTACCTGGGCGGACAACCTGCACGGGCTCGGTCTGGCGTCCGGCCTCACCCTGGCTCCCTACCAGCCGCAGACCGGGCGCTTCGGCGGCGAGGCGGCCATGGACGCCGCGCACCAGGTGTTCGCGACGGACTCCGCCGCCGCCCTTGCGCAGATCCAGCTCACCGAGCACAGCGACACGTTCGGCCCGCAGGCCCTCGCCGCGGCCAGTGCTCTGCGCCTCGTCATCCCCCTGGCGCAGAACACCGCCGCAGTTGAGGAGTGGTTGGTGCGCAACCTCCCCCAGAGCAAAGGGCCACTGAACCGAGCCCTGCGGAGCCAGGTGCTCGAGCTCGCCGCACCGTCCGGCACTTCCGCGCTCACCGCACTTCCCGGCGGCTCCCAGGTCGCCGAAGCGTGGCGGGACCGCGCCGCCGCCGTGGACACCTACCGGCGCACCTTGACCGGCCAGCGTGATCCGCTCGACGTCACCCGCTCGCTACTGCACCAGCACCACGTCCGGGCACTGGGCGTCGACCCGCGCACCGAGGAGGTCACGATCCGGCTCGTACGAACCGTGGCCCTTCAGCACCGGATGGCAGCCCGATGA
- a CDS encoding DUF5999 family protein yields MCAHNPPCPVAEAPDREAAQPLRHRPEQGWSLLCNGVLLFEDTGELLPDGRVIAPHRPLGAPLDTAGAAS; encoded by the coding sequence ATGTGTGCGCACAACCCGCCGTGCCCCGTGGCCGAGGCTCCCGACAGGGAGGCCGCGCAACCTCTCAGGCACCGCCCTGAGCAGGGCTGGAGCCTGCTGTGCAACGGGGTGCTTCTCTTCGAGGACACCGGGGAACTTCTCCCCGACGGCCGTGTCATCGCCCCGCACCGGCCCCTCGGCGCTCCTCTCGACACGGCGGGGGCAGCCTCGTGA
- a CDS encoding DUF6415 family natural product biosynthesis protein produces the protein MSLTALVPENDVVPPPADEPSIPQWTPPLDTEGLRSVLERIKDWSPLDVEEVFDDLDMAIGNQLPSVTTTDALIDRLRSHLKQLSDIALADEQFPPTRVMVQLVERGLPLRGERTPAAHQQAVGLARRLAFVTSDLVEELIEARYITEAE, from the coding sequence ATGTCCCTCACCGCTCTGGTTCCGGAGAACGACGTGGTTCCTCCGCCGGCCGACGAGCCAAGCATCCCGCAGTGGACACCTCCACTCGATACAGAGGGCTTGAGGTCCGTCCTGGAGCGGATCAAGGACTGGAGTCCGCTCGATGTCGAGGAAGTCTTCGACGACCTCGACATGGCAATCGGCAATCAGCTGCCGTCGGTCACGACGACCGATGCCTTGATCGACCGCCTCCGCAGCCACTTGAAGCAGCTCAGCGACATCGCCCTCGCGGACGAGCAGTTTCCGCCCACCCGGGTGATGGTCCAGCTCGTTGAAAGAGGGCTCCCCCTGAGGGGCGAGCGAACGCCGGCCGCACACCAGCAGGCTGTCGGCCTTGCTCGTCGCCTGGCCTTCGTGACCTCCGACCTGGTCGAAGAGCTGATCGAAGCCCGCTACATCACGGAAGCGGAGTGA
- the fxlM gene encoding methyltransferase, FxLD system, producing the protein MTNTTVEPDEATRLRNKVVDELCADGNISSPETEAAMRKVPRHEFTPNTPLDKAYDTYAAVITKTDEHGVQLSSVSAPQIQAMMLEQAQVKPGMRVLEIGSGGLNAAYLAELVGEDGEVVTVDIDPVVADRARRLLDEHGYGRVHVVTADAAEPVPGLGEVDVVMVTAGAWDISPAWTAQLKQGGRLLVPLRMRGLTRSVAFIQVTGEHGPYLESESARICGFVPMQGSTAHREELLLVNGTPEIGLKFDDGLPADPHRLDNAVTTPRHELWTGVTVRLQELIDTLQMAMAISLPGFCTMAVDEDLDTGLVAPVNKRFVLAAVEDDTFAYLVTRRTEGNKHIEYGVHALGPNAQQLADKIADVLRDWEANRRGGPSPAIRVYPAGTPDNQIPGGRVIDKVHSRISLSWPSA; encoded by the coding sequence ATGACGAACACGACCGTCGAGCCCGACGAGGCGACCCGCCTGCGAAACAAGGTGGTGGACGAGCTGTGCGCGGACGGCAACATCTCTTCGCCGGAGACCGAAGCGGCCATGCGCAAGGTGCCCCGGCACGAGTTCACCCCCAACACCCCGCTGGACAAGGCGTACGACACGTACGCCGCCGTGATCACCAAGACGGACGAGCACGGTGTGCAGCTCAGCTCCGTCTCCGCCCCGCAGATCCAGGCCATGATGCTGGAGCAGGCCCAGGTGAAGCCTGGCATGCGGGTGTTGGAGATCGGCTCGGGCGGGCTGAACGCGGCCTACCTCGCCGAGCTCGTCGGCGAGGACGGCGAAGTCGTCACCGTGGACATCGACCCCGTCGTCGCCGACCGCGCGCGCCGGCTCCTGGACGAGCACGGTTACGGCCGCGTCCACGTCGTCACCGCTGATGCCGCCGAGCCCGTTCCTGGCCTCGGTGAGGTCGATGTCGTGATGGTGACCGCCGGAGCCTGGGACATCTCCCCGGCGTGGACCGCACAGCTCAAGCAGGGTGGCCGGCTCTTGGTGCCGTTGCGGATGCGGGGCTTGACCCGGTCGGTCGCCTTCATCCAGGTCACGGGCGAGCACGGCCCCTACTTGGAGAGCGAGTCAGCGCGGATCTGCGGCTTCGTCCCGATGCAGGGCTCGACCGCCCACCGGGAAGAGCTTCTCCTGGTCAACGGCACCCCGGAGATCGGGCTCAAGTTCGACGACGGCCTGCCGGCCGACCCGCACCGGCTGGACAACGCCGTCACGACACCGCGCCACGAGCTGTGGACCGGTGTCACCGTTCGTCTCCAGGAACTCATCGACACCCTGCAGATGGCGATGGCGATCAGCCTGCCGGGCTTCTGCACAATGGCCGTCGACGAAGACCTGGACACGGGCCTGGTCGCCCCCGTGAACAAGCGGTTCGTCCTCGCCGCCGTCGAGGACGACACCTTCGCCTACCTCGTCACCCGCCGCACCGAGGGCAACAAGCACATCGAGTACGGCGTGCACGCCCTCGGCCCGAACGCGCAGCAGCTCGCCGACAAGATCGCCGACGTTCTCCGCGACTGGGAGGCCAACCGGCGCGGCGGCCCCAGCCCGGCCATCCGGGTCTATCCGGCAGGTACCCCCGATAACCAGATTCCTGGCGGCCGGGTCATCGACAAGGTGCACAGCCGGATCTCGCTCTCCTGGCCCTCGGCGTAA
- a CDS encoding DUF6302 family protein — MRTLRTPFLAVPAGGTRRGGYYPVSCFCFGLKVRDLLLEQPGFPNPRLRLSSCPDTGPVVEWGERPPMLWGDRSVTALGRFYGYSEAAIADFVQRHHTTPSSAISVPCSPTAL; from the coding sequence GTGCGCACCCTGCGTACGCCCTTCCTCGCGGTCCCCGCCGGGGGCACGCGGCGAGGCGGGTACTACCCGGTGTCGTGCTTCTGCTTCGGGCTCAAGGTCCGTGACCTTCTCCTTGAGCAGCCCGGCTTCCCCAACCCTCGCTTGCGGTTGTCGTCCTGTCCGGACACTGGTCCCGTTGTCGAGTGGGGCGAGAGGCCACCGATGCTCTGGGGCGACCGCAGCGTCACCGCCCTCGGTCGCTTCTACGGCTACAGCGAGGCAGCCATCGCCGACTTCGTGCAGCGGCACCACACGACTCCCTCTTCGGCAATCTCCGTTCCGTGTTCCCCCACGGCCCTGTAG
- a CDS encoding Hsp70 family protein encodes MIVGFDFGTTNSLVSVVVGDRVIDVMDVETGRPHPSIVRYEGEQVVVGREAKDALGAAGIGVHGNTVKSPKFLLGEEVIAVGGVDRSPVDIVADVVRHVRSESLRSPQRKVLGSLDSAVVTIPVTMNGHRRAALREAFAGAGMRVAQFVHEPLAALYGFIRGANDPEEMARRLARRNVLVVDWGGGTLDLTLCRVDEEQVRQLRNGGSAQVGGDEFDRVIRDEVVKRVRARGSATDRDLAIPEAELRLLQDAERNKIELSADRVDVTFYRPSYFQSGATLQYQLTRQELEEITRPLVTAGIDEIESLLGSLSMAPGQVSLVVVVGGMAAMPAIRSRLYELFGPDRVEVPTNSATLISQGAAWIAHDQQRLRLAKPVELELARGSLMPLLAAGTEMPLGGEAKHETLHLYCADPTDGKAKFPIATPTALSSHPQASERRTSLGMITIGVDEAAPPLHERLELKVLLDDDLVLSVEASSSQKHDRVKASYYDLEFGLGLPASAMPGGGAADPKAPEESIVVPQAGLVVRANVARYTDKAAIPGDVLYRHNSGAFARHVRDGATEAQVREHLYYQPCSVCKRQWGHPKCRCGSA; translated from the coding sequence ATGATCGTCGGGTTCGACTTCGGAACGACCAACAGTCTGGTTTCGGTAGTAGTTGGTGACCGCGTGATCGACGTGATGGACGTCGAGACTGGCCGACCACATCCCTCGATCGTCCGGTACGAAGGCGAGCAGGTAGTCGTCGGCCGCGAAGCCAAGGACGCGTTGGGTGCGGCGGGCATCGGGGTGCACGGCAACACGGTGAAATCGCCAAAATTTCTCCTCGGCGAGGAAGTAATCGCCGTCGGAGGCGTCGACCGGAGCCCGGTGGACATCGTTGCGGACGTCGTGCGGCACGTCCGATCGGAGTCCCTGCGCAGTCCGCAGCGGAAGGTGCTTGGCAGCCTCGACAGCGCTGTGGTCACGATCCCCGTGACCATGAATGGGCACCGACGCGCGGCCCTGCGAGAGGCGTTCGCCGGGGCCGGGATGCGTGTAGCCCAGTTCGTCCACGAGCCGCTAGCCGCCTTGTATGGGTTCATCCGGGGAGCAAACGACCCAGAGGAGATGGCGCGGCGGCTTGCACGACGAAACGTTCTGGTTGTCGACTGGGGCGGCGGAACGCTGGACCTGACTCTCTGCCGGGTCGACGAAGAACAGGTGAGACAACTTCGCAACGGTGGCTCGGCCCAGGTCGGCGGCGACGAGTTCGACAGGGTGATTCGCGACGAGGTCGTAAAGCGCGTTCGGGCTCGCGGCAGTGCCACTGACCGTGACCTTGCGATCCCTGAGGCTGAACTCCGGCTCCTCCAGGACGCGGAACGGAACAAGATCGAGCTATCGGCGGACCGCGTTGATGTGACATTCTACCGGCCAAGTTATTTCCAATCAGGGGCCACGTTGCAGTACCAGCTCACACGTCAGGAGCTGGAAGAGATCACACGGCCACTCGTGACGGCAGGTATTGATGAGATCGAGTCGCTGCTCGGCAGCTTGTCGATGGCACCCGGCCAGGTCTCGCTAGTCGTCGTGGTCGGCGGGATGGCGGCCATGCCCGCGATTCGAAGCCGGCTGTACGAGTTGTTTGGTCCGGACCGAGTTGAGGTGCCGACGAACAGTGCCACATTGATCTCACAAGGGGCTGCGTGGATTGCACATGACCAGCAGAGGCTCCGACTGGCAAAGCCCGTCGAGCTCGAGCTCGCCCGTGGGTCTTTGATGCCGCTCCTCGCCGCGGGCACAGAAATGCCTCTCGGTGGAGAGGCCAAGCACGAAACTCTCCACCTGTACTGCGCGGATCCGACGGACGGGAAGGCTAAATTCCCGATCGCCACTCCGACCGCCTTGTCATCGCATCCGCAGGCGAGCGAGCGTCGAACGTCGCTGGGAATGATCACAATCGGCGTCGATGAGGCCGCGCCGCCACTTCATGAGCGCCTCGAACTGAAGGTTCTTCTCGACGACGACTTGGTGTTGTCGGTCGAGGCGTCATCGAGCCAGAAGCACGATCGAGTCAAGGCGTCGTACTACGACCTGGAGTTCGGCCTTGGCCTCCCGGCTTCTGCTATGCCCGGAGGTGGTGCCGCAGACCCAAAAGCACCTGAGGAGTCCATAGTCGTGCCACAGGCAGGACTGGTCGTCCGTGCGAATGTGGCGAGGTACACGGACAAGGCGGCTATTCCCGGCGACGTGCTATATCGGCACAACTCAGGGGCATTCGCCCGGCACGTGCGCGACGGAGCGACAGAAGCCCAGGTGCGGGAACACCTGTACTACCAGCCGTGCTCCGTCTGCAAGCGCCAGTGGGGGCACCCGAAGTGCCGATGCGGATCGGCGTGA
- a CDS encoding thiopeptide-type bacteriocin biosynthesis protein yields MSPDQLTQTEPSPIQNAVLAVLTGLPIADAAHRYGMDTVALSSAVKVYDQAGREALDRRSATTDWWHAYLHFTDWANAGTTFTTHVLPVLRVAEAAGAINGWWYTRKHPCWRLRLRVRPTIGAKLTVGNDFDRLVTDGQLQRWWPGIYEPETAAFGGAAGMTAAHALFITDSREAQRLRQRGDLAVGSRELSVLLCTLMMRAAKLEWYEQGDVWHRVITEEHRSAINDVPTTSLDARAREIRPLLFADTNALLRPGGLLEPVDEWATAFRDAGKALGHAVQDGTLDRGLRQVLSYHVIFHWNRLGLSMRGQSILAWAARAAILHGENGA; encoded by the coding sequence ATGTCTCCTGATCAACTGACCCAGACGGAGCCGAGCCCGATTCAGAACGCGGTCCTCGCCGTCCTCACCGGACTACCGATCGCCGACGCCGCGCACCGGTACGGGATGGACACCGTGGCCCTGTCCAGCGCCGTCAAGGTTTACGACCAGGCCGGCCGGGAGGCCCTTGACCGTCGCTCCGCCACCACCGACTGGTGGCACGCATACCTCCACTTCACCGACTGGGCGAACGCCGGCACCACCTTCACCACACACGTGCTACCTGTCCTACGAGTCGCTGAAGCCGCCGGCGCCATCAACGGCTGGTGGTACACACGCAAGCACCCCTGCTGGCGCCTGCGTCTGCGCGTACGGCCCACAATCGGGGCCAAGTTGACCGTCGGCAACGACTTTGACCGCCTCGTCACCGACGGGCAGCTCCAACGATGGTGGCCCGGCATCTACGAACCGGAGACCGCGGCATTCGGAGGGGCAGCCGGCATGACAGCCGCGCACGCCCTCTTCATCACCGACAGCCGCGAGGCACAGCGGCTTCGGCAGCGCGGCGATCTGGCCGTGGGATCACGCGAGTTGTCCGTCCTCCTCTGCACACTCATGATGCGCGCGGCCAAACTGGAGTGGTACGAGCAAGGGGATGTCTGGCACCGCGTCATCACGGAAGAACACCGCTCGGCCATCAACGACGTCCCGACCACCAGCCTCGACGCCCGCGCCCGGGAGATCCGGCCCCTGCTCTTCGCCGACACCAACGCCCTGCTGCGCCCCGGCGGACTGCTGGAGCCCGTCGACGAGTGGGCCACCGCCTTCCGCGACGCGGGGAAGGCGCTCGGCCACGCCGTCCAGGACGGAACCCTCGACCGCGGGCTACGGCAGGTGCTCAGCTACCACGTGATCTTCCACTGGAACCGCCTCGGACTGTCCATGCGGGGACAGAGCATCCTGGCCTGGGCGGCCAGGGCAGCGATCCTCCACGGAGAGAACGGGGCGTGA